GATCGACTTTGAATTTTTCTTCATAGTGAATGAAGTTAAATTTCGCGCCGATCTTGAGATCTCCTTTTATTTCTTCAAGAGGGATTTCAAAATATACGAGGCCGATATCACCGTCGTTCTTAACGGGATATTTGATATATTTTTCCGGATATATGGAAACGATCCTCAGATTTTGCTGGGCGGCGTTTACTAGAGGAAGTGGCATCCAGACTTTGAGGAGGCCTTTTTCCGCTAATTTATCCCTGGGAATAACAGCTTCTCCGGCAGCGGAATATGAAAAGGGCCTGGTCAGGGTTTGCCCGGGTTTGAGGGTGTCTTGTTCATGGATGAAGGGTCCTATCAAATCCATAAGTTTACTCTGATGTCCCAGTGCGCCGGCTTCTTTTCTGGAGCGAAACTCGGGATATATATGGAAAAGTGTATTTATGAAGTATTGAAAGTAGTATGTTTTTCCTTCTATGGTCATATGCGGCAGGCGGCCGCCGGCAATAACTTCATTAATCCTGTCGTCGGTCGTCTTTGGATATTTTTCTTTGATCATCTTTTTTACTTCATCAACTTTATAAGGGTACGTGGTAGTGATCTGTCTCATCCGGGTAAAGGCATAGCGGCACTGGTCGGCAAGCTTACTGTTACCCTCTTCTACCAGCAGGGGTTTTGCCCGGCGGTAGGCTTTATCGGCAGAAAAGTAGTCCGCTTTCCTTTCGAGCCTTTGGGCTTCTTTGAACAGTTTTTCTCCTTGAGCAGCGTTTATAGCAGGCGGGCAGGCAACTATGGAAAATACTAAAAGAAATATAATACATATCGATTTCTTCATTTTTTCCTCCAAAGTGTTGGCAGTTACTCATCTGTCTGTTTTCTTGATAAGGGAAGATCCGTCAAGGAGGTGTGGGGCTGCTGCACAATCCGGGGTCAATCGAATACTACGGTTTTTTGGCCGCAGACCAGTATCTTGTTTTCCAGATGAAGCCTCACCGCTTTGGCGAGGACGGTTCTTTCCAGGTCCTTCCCCTTGAGCTTCATGTTTTCTATCGAATCCCGGTGCGTTATCTCAATGACATCCTGGGCGATTATCGGCCCGTCGTCGAGTGTCTCCGTGACATAGTGGCTTGTCGCGCCAATAATCTTGACTCCTCGCTCATACGCCTGACTGTATGGCTTGCCCCCGGCAAATGCAGGTAAAAAGGAGTGGTGTATATTTATTATCCGGTTTTGATACTCATCCACAAATGTACCGCTGAGTATTTGCATGTACCGCGCGAGAATAATCAGGTCGATGTTATGTTCTTTCAGCTCTGCAAGCTCTTTTTCTTCCTGTTCGGCTTTGTTTCCCGGGGTTATCGGATAGTGCCTGTAGTTTAAACCAAACTGTTCTGCTACCGGCTTCATGTCAAGGTGGTTACTGATAATAAGGGGTATTTCGGCTTTAAATTCACCCATCTGGTGTCTCAGTATCAGATCATAAAAGCAGTAGACATGCTTGGATACAAATATGGCTATCTTCGGAACGTAATCGGAGAAGTAGAGGTTCCATTTCATCTTGAATTTTTTTGCCAGCGGTGCAAAAGCGGTCTCTATTTCTTCACGGGGAATATCAAAACCGTCAAGGTCCCATTCAATTCTCATAAATAATATGTTTTCCGGTTGCGCTGTGTACTGTCTGGCGTCCAAGATATTACCCTTGTGACCGAAGATAAAATTGGATATCGATGCTACAATTCCTTTTGCGTCAGGACAGGACAGCGCGATAACAGCGGTTATTTGATCCATGTACATGCCTCCTTCGTTTAGAAATCTCTTATACAGGAATCGATCTTAAATTGTTAGCAATTAAGTAGATTTTTTCGATAGTTCTTAAAATATTTCTCTACCCGGCTGAGCCCCTCCGCTATGTTTTCCATCGAATTTGCGTATGAGAAGCGAATGTATCCTTCACAGTTGTCGCCGAAATCAACTCCCGGCGTGATGCCGACATGGGCCTTTTCAAGGATGTCGAATGCAGTTTTGTAAGAATCCATCGAGTATTTTTTTATATTCCCCAGGATGTAGAAAGCACCGGTGGGTTCCACGGTAATGCCGATGCCGATTTCATTCAGGCGCTCGATTATGAATCTTCGTCTTTCATTAAAGATGTCCCTCATCCTGACCACATCATCGCCCGCTTCCTTCAATGCGGCAACGCCTCCCCACTGGACAAACGAATTGGCACAGATAAAGAGGTTCTGCTGTATTTTCTGCATCGGCCGTATATATTCCCTTGGGGCGATCAGGTATCCCAACCGCCAGCCGGTCATTGCGTACGCCTTTGAGAATCCGTTGAAGACGAAGGCATTGTCCGTAAACTCGAGGATGCTGTGCTCTTCCTCATCGTAGACGAGGCCGTGGTAAATTTCATCGGAAATAACGGGGATGCCGAGTGAAACGATTTCCTTCATCCGCCCTGCCCCGAGAGTGTTTCCCGTCGGGTTTGAAGGCGAATTGATCAGGATGCCCCTGGTCTTGCCGGTGATCTTTTCCCTGATTGCCTCTGTAGTATACTGAAACCCTTCTTCCTCATAGACGTTGACGTTTACAGGAATTCCATCGAGAAACGAGATGAAATTGGGGTAGCAGGCGTAATGGGGATTGGAGATAATAACTTCATCACCTTTTTCGAGGAGGGCTGATAAAAGGAGAAACATGGCGGGAGATGTGCCGGATGTGATAATGACCTGATCCGGTGATATGGTGACACCGTATTTCGTAAAATAGTGTTCACATATTGCTTCCCGCAATTCTATAAGCCCAAGGCTGTGAGTATAGTGCGTTTTCCCATCCCTGATCGCCCTGAAGCATGCCTCGTTGATACACTGCGGTGTGTCAAAATCGGGTTCGCCGATTTCCATATGGATGATATCTTTCCCCTCCCGTTCGAGTTCATGTGCCCGTTCCAGCACATCCATCACGATAAAAGGGGGGATTTCTGATGCTCTTCTGGTAATCATACTGTACTCCCGTCAAGGTTTACGAGTCGGGTGTTTTTGAACTGAACAGCGAGCGTAGTCCCCGCTGCTTGTGGTGGGGAATGCGAGCGAACATAAAAAATATTTTCCTTAACAGTCGGAGATTCCCCGCAACTTGTTGCGGGGAGCTTCAATAGTGTACACTACATGGATGAAAAAACCCTGTCAAGCTGCAAAAGATGTCATCAGAAGATAAGGACTGAGAGATTTTTTTCGTCAGAAAAATAGCGGATGCCTTTGATTTTCCTGATTTTTCAGTGGATTTTCCGGTTCTTGACTGGTAAGATATTATCTTCAAAAATTACAAAATATGGAACTTACGTTTAATTGAGGGGTGACGTTGAAGAAAAGACTGATTTTAGGACTTCTGCTTGGCGCCGTTTTTATTTACCTGTCTCTCAGAGGTATAAATTTTCAGGAGGTAGCCGTAAGTTTCAAGGCCGTTCACTACGTATACATCATCCCGGTTCTTATCATCCTGCTTTTAGTGCAATATCTGCGGTCATATAGATGGGGGGTGATTTTAAGCCCTATAGAAAAGATTGATCAGCTTTCTCTTTTCTCGGTAACATGCGTCGGATTTTTAGCGATAGTTACAATCCCGGCACGGATAGGCGAGCTGGCACGGCCGTACCTTATAACCCACAAGAGTAATGTAACGATGACTTCTGCGCTGGGTTCTGTTTTTCTGGAGCGTGCATTCGACATTCTGACAATTCTCATCATGTTCTTCATCGTTGCTTTTTTGACCCCTATGCCCCCATGGCTTATGAATTCAAGCATAGTTTTTTTTGTGATAATTCTCGTTATGATCGCCCTCGTGGCACTTCTTCTGATCAACAAAGAGGCTTTTCTTAGAATAATGGGGCCCGTTATCAGCAAACTGCCCGAAAAATATTTTCACAGGGCAGAAGAGCTGATTGATCACTTTATCAGCGGGTTTAAGATGGTCGGCAGTCTGGGACTCATTTTGTATGTCGCTTTTCTGTCGCTTCTGATATGGGTTGCCGGTGCGCTGGCTATCTATGTTTTGTTCAGCGCCTTTGATTTTCAGCTTTCTCTGCTTGCCGCATTTGGTGTAATGGTTATTATTATAGTTGGTATTTCAATACCAACGGCGCCGGGCTTTGTCGGAAACTTCCATTTTTTCTGTATTCTTGGACTCGGCCTTTTCGGAATTTCCAAGGCGGATGCCGTAACCTATGCGGTTCTCTACCATTTTCTGGCGATCGGTATGGCCGTCGGCCTGGGTCTGATCTTCCTGCCATTTAATACATTAGTCCTGTCGGACCTGAAAAGAGACGGGAACGGCGCGGCGATTATCCGTCAAAAGGGGAGAAGTAAATGATTTTCCAGGGTATAGCCGGGTTGGTGATTTTTTCACTGATCGCCTGGGCTATTAGTGAAAACCGCAGGCAGGTTCGTCTGAAACCGGTCATAATCGGCATAGGAATCCAGGTGGCGTTGGGAGCGATCCTTTTGAATCTCTCCATTTTCAGGGCAGTTTTTCTCTTTTTGAACAGGCTTGTTTTATCTTTGGGAGAAGCCACAACAGCAGGGACGTCCTTTGTCTTCGGTTATCTGGGAGGAGGGAGACTTCCCTTTGTTGAGACGTATCCTGGATCGAGCTTTATCCTGGCCTTCAGAGGGCTTCCCCTCGTCCTCGTGATAAGCGCCCTCTCTGCGCTTTTATTCTACTGGAAAATCTTGCCTATTGTCGTGAAAGCTTTTTCCTGGGCTTTGCAAAAAACGATGGGCATAGGGGGTGCGGAAGGGGTGGGGGTGTCGGCCAACGTTTTTGTGGGGATGGTGGAATCTCCTCTTTTAATTCGTCCCTACCTGAAAGATATGACCCGCAGCGAGATATTCACCATCATGACCTGCGGCATGGCGACCATAGCAGGCACGGTCATGGTACTTTATGCGACCATATTGAGTAAAAGCATTCCCGATGTGATGGGCCATATCCTGACGGCTTCCATTATAAGTGTTCCGGCAGCGATTACCATTTCCAAGATTATGGTGCCGGAAACAGGCACACCCACTCCAGGTGAATTAACTTCTCCGGAAGAAGCAATGAGCTCTATGGATGCAATCACCAGGGGGACGGTTCAGGGGGTGCAGTTGCTTATAAATATTATAGCCATGCTGATAGTGCTCGTGGCCCTTGTCTATCTTGTCAATCTTGTGTTGGGTCTTCTGCCGAATATTGGGGGAGAACCGATAACCCTTCAAAAAATTTTGGGATATATCATGGCCCCCGTCGTCTGGCTGATGGGTGTTCCGTGGAAGGAGACGCTGACCGCGGGATCGCTGATGGGAACCAAAACTATCCTCAACGAGCTGATAGCCTATATCGATATGAGCAATCTTCCGCAGGGCGCTTTGAGTCCCAAGAGTTTGCTGATTATGACATACGCTATGTGCGGGTTTGCAAATCCGGGCAGCCTGGGGATAATGATAGGCGGTATGGGAACGATGGTCCCCGAAAGACGGGATGAAATAATCTCTCTGGGATTCCGGTCCATCGTGGCGGGCACACTTGCCACGTGCATGACGGGTGCCATTGTCGGGATTATTTTGTAAGATAAGGAACAGTGGACTACTCAAGCCTGAAATGACAGGCTGAGAGTTGATAATAATAGAAGGTTTAAAAATGAACAGAGATTCAAGAGCAGCTATTATTAAGGCCTTAGAAAAAAAGATTACAGGTCAAGTCTATTCCGACAATGTTTCCCGGGAAAAATATTCATACGATGCCAGTATCTACCGGATAAGGCCATCGGTTGTTGTTTGTCCCCGGAATGCCGAGGATGTAATTGCCGTCGTGAAAATAGCCCGTGAGTATAAAATTTCTATAACCGCACGGACTGCGGGAACGAATCTGGTGGGATCCTGTCTGGGCGAGGGGATCATCCTCGATTTTTCCCGGAATATGAACCGGATAATAAGGCTGGAGGAGAAGGAGGGAAGATTTTTCGTAGACGTGGAGCCGGGGGTGATTTATGACCGATTGAACCTCTATCTCAAGGGAAAGGGTCTTTTTCTGCCTCCAGAGCCTTCCAGCAGGGAGATATGTATGATCGGGGGGAATATTGCCCACAAGGCCAGCGGTGCCCGGTCGGTAAAGTATGGCTCCATGGATGACTATCTTGAAGCGGTGGAGTTTGTAACCGCCGACGGGGTCCTCGCAGACACTTCCCACCCGGTGACCATTCCCGAAGAGATAAGGGCAAAGATCACCGATTTAGGAAACAGGATAAGGAAAGATCGGAAGGTAAAAGAAATATTTGAGGCGAAAAAAGGGATCAAGACAGCAAGCGGTTATAATCTAAGTGCATTTTTTAAGTACCATGAGTCCGGTAAAATCGTTTCTCATCTTCTGGTAGGGAGTGAAGGGACATTAGGGGTTTTTACCCGGCTGAAGTTGGAAGTGAAAAAGATTGTTCAGGGAAAAGCAACCAGTCTTATCTACTTTAAAAAACTCCAGGAGGCAGGAGACGCTGTTTCCCGTATCAAGGAGATGGGGGCGTCCGCAATTGAGTTGATGAATGTCACTTCCCTGGGGTTGGTGAAGGAGCGATATCCCGGCCTTGGAATACCCGGAGGGGAAGTGCATATGCTTCTGGTCGAATTTGAGGGAGAAGAGAGGTTTAAGAAGACAGATGAGCTAAAAAAGATGATTGAAAAGAAGGGCTATCGCCTCTGCCGGAAAATACGTTCGGAGACGGAAAACGAAGAGAAACAGACCCAACTGTGGGAAGCGAGAAAGTCGCTGGTTCCCATCTTGTCAACCTATAGTAAAGAACTGAAACCGGTAGCCTTTGTGGAAGATATAGGGGTTGAAGCTTCTAATCTGGCGGATGTTATCGGTGATCTTGAGAAAATTTTCCGAAAGTATGACCTGGTTGTTGGAATATACGGACATGCCGGCGATGGTAATCTCCATCTGAGACCCCTGATTAATCTCGATGATAACGAATCGAAAAAGCTGCTTATCAAATTGATGGATGAGGTCTACGAAACGGTATTCAAATATCGGGGTACTATAACAGCGGAACACGGGATAGGACGAGTTCGCACCAATTATCTGGAAAAAGAGTGGGGGGGAAAGGTTTTCGGATATATGCGTGAGGTAAAGGAGATATTTGATTCCAGGGGAATCTTAAATCCGGGGGTAATCTTTGGTGAACGAAGGGTAACTGACGATCTGAAGTATCCCTTAGATTATGTAAGCGAGGAGGATCATTCCTGTATCGATTGTGGTTACTGTAAAGAGGTATGCCCCGTTTTTCGTATCGAAGGAGGGGAAGAAGGGGGCAGGCCTCTATTACAGTTGATTAGATTCAAAAATCGGGAGGATACTGTTCAGGAAGATAGAAAAAAAATTAATGAACTGATTTCTCTCTGCTTGGGTTGTAAAAAGTGTACTGTCAGGTGCCCCAGCGGAGTAGATGTTTGCCTTCTTCTGGAACAGGAAAAAGCTAAGAACCCCGGTGCTTTTTCCAATACTCGATTTCTTGTCCGGCTTATGACCTATAACTTTGAGAAATTCAAGAGAGTTGCCAAAATTATGGCAAAAACAAAACCGCTTTATGATAATCCCTTTGTGCGGTCTTTGATGAGGTATATCCCTTTCATCTATAATGATTCTTTGAAGTGGTCACGTTGGGATAAAAACAGGTACCTTCCTGACCTGAGAAGAGACGACCTGGTGGAAAGAGCTAAAAAATTGATAGAGCCGGTGAAAAATCCGAAGATGAAAGTCGCCCTGTTCATCGGATGCGGAAGCATGATAGTCGATGATGGTGTAGCGGAAGCCACTATCCGGGTACTTCAGAAAAATCGTTTTGAGGTATTTATTCCCAGTCAGGGGTGTTGCGGCCTTCCCATGAGTTATTACGGTTACGAAAAAGAGGCCCTCGATAATGCGCGCAGGATTTTGGAGAGTTTTGAGAGCCGGGGGGTTGAGGCAATCGTATCCACCTGCGGTTCATGTACCGAAAGGCTGAAAGACTACGCCCGTATTTTTGAAAATGACGGGGAATATCGTGAAAAGGCAGCGTTTATCTCCGGTATCTCTTATGATATCAGTGAGTTTTTGATGAAATATTCCCGGGAACTTGAACTTGGGCTGCAGGATAAGCTTAATCTAAAAGTGGCCTATCACGATTCATGCCACCTGGTTGTGGCCGGAGTTACCAGGCAGCCGAGGGAGATTTTGAGGAAAATCGTAAAAGAAATGGTGGAACTGGAGGAAGGGTGCTGCGGCGGGGCAGGCGGGTATACTTTTTTGCATACGGAACAATCGAGAAAGATTTTTGATCTCAAGGTACAATCGATACGAGATTTAGAGCCGGACTGTATCGCTTCCATCTGCCCGGGATGTGTAATACAGTTCAAGGAAGGATTAGAACGACATAGAATATCTGCTCAATCGTTAAATCTTGTCCAGTTGCTTGACAGGTATTACGAACAGGAACCCTAATTGATCTGAACGAATTTTTTGCCTTTTACCGTGAGAACGAAGAGCGACTTTTCTACTTCTCCCGTTTCTGAAAAGGATGTTTTTCCTGTAATGCCGGGATAATCTTTTAAGTTTAAAAGATTGATTCTCAGATCGTCTCTTATCTCGGCTTTGTTTAAGGTATTTACCATGATGCCGGCCGCATCGTAGATCAGGGCTTCTAAATCATCAGGTTCCCTGCCGTAGGTAACATAAAAATTATCAATAAAATTTCTGACATCAGGATAAAAACTGTCGTGGAAGAAACCGTCGACGAAAATCGCTCCGTCAAGGTATTTACTTTCTCCTTCGAGGAGCTGTGGGGAATTCCAGCTATTGGTACCGAGTATTTGAATTCCTGTTACATCATAAAAAGCTAATTGGGGAACTATCATCCTTGCCCTGGAATGTGAATCGGGAATAAAAAGGGCATCGAAATCGATTATCGGTTCTGGCTTCTCTTCTGCCTCTTTTTTCTTTTCAATAAAATTGAGGCCGGTTAATGCTTTGATTTCTCTTCCGAAATCTGTCTGGTTGCTATCATATGACTCCACACCCCTTATTTCCCCTCCCCAGCGCAGCACCTCATTCCAGAAGAGGTTCATCATTTCAATACCATAGTTATCTGTTGGATAGAGTATGGCAAAGCTGGTTATCCCAAGGTTTTGAATAGAGTACTTCACAAGGGTACTTACCTGCATGAGACTGGTCAGAAAATTCCGGAATATGTAGTCTCCAAGTTTGGTTATTCCCTCACTCTGAGTCAGTGTCAGTATCGGAACGTTCAGTTTTTGAGCTTCCCTGGCAGCCTCAAGAGCAGTTGCACTTCCGAGAGGACCTAAAATGCCGATCACATTATCCTGTTTGACTAATTTGCTCACTGCCTCTTTAGCTGTAACTGGATCGCTTTTCGAATCTTCAATAATAAGTTTTATCGGGCTTTTTTTCTCAGGGTCGAATATTCCGGTTGCGAGAATAATAGCTTCTAATGCTTTGTTTCCATAGCGGGCATATCTTCCGGTGAGAGGGAGAATACAACCTATGGCATGGTGGTCTACAGTTTCAATCTCTGTTAGCCTCTGATGAAGCTTTGTCGCTTTTTCGAAGCGTGGGTGGCTCTCTCCATGATAAAAGAGGAATTTATTGATGTGTTTCTTTGCGTTTTTAAAATCCTTGTTTTGATAATGGGCCTCGGCCAGGGCAAAGAGGATATATCCCCGGGGGTATCCATACCATTGGGATTGGTATGTACTTTCAAGTTCGTCTATGGATGACCTTTTATCAATAACGTCTATGACCTTCTTTTTTATATCATCTGTGAGAATTGGAGAGGGATTTTTCTTGAGAGCATTCATATAGTATGCAAAGGCGTCATAAGGTTTTCCAAGTCCGACAAAGTTGTCACCGACAAGCGTCAATATCCGAGCTTTTTGGTAGGGTGAAACCTTCTCTTTCAGAAGATTCTCTGCTATTTTGAGGGAAACATCATACCTTCCCAGATTGGAGTAACAGAAAGCAAGTTGATAGCGGGCCTCATTGTAGAGTGGATTTCTTGGGAATTTTTCAGCTATTGCATCAAAAAATTTAACGGCTTCCTCAAATTCTCCCTTGATAATATATGTCTCGCCTGTCTTGAAATAAGTCCATGCTGCCAAGTCTTCCGGGGGATGCTGTTTTAGAATTTCTCCATAGAGACTCAGTGCTTCATCTAACATTCCTCCATTGAATGCCTTCTCAGCATTGTTGAATGTGAAGAGGAATTCTTTAGGAATTTCAGGTGGCATCAACATTTTTTCTTCTTCAACTAAAGGTATTCCGGCACACCCCGCTAAGAGCAGGATAAGGACAAAACAGCAGACCACTAATGTTTTAAGCCACCTTGTTAAAATCAAGTTTTTCTCCTCATTACGAGTTCCGAGTTCCAGATTTCGATTTGAACTTTAAACCCTGAACCCTGAACTCTGAACTATCTATAAAGTGAATCAATATAACTGAGCGTCTCCCTGGCCACCTTCGTAGAATCTATGAAAATAGAGAGTTCGTTATTGTATTTCAATGCAGAATTGGTCAGATTATGGCTTCCCAAAAAGGTATACC
This DNA window, taken from Syntrophales bacterium, encodes the following:
- the purU gene encoding formyltetrahydrofolate deformylase, which translates into the protein MDQITAVIALSCPDAKGIVASISNFIFGHKGNILDARQYTAQPENILFMRIEWDLDGFDIPREEIETAFAPLAKKFKMKWNLYFSDYVPKIAIFVSKHVYCFYDLILRHQMGEFKAEIPLIISNHLDMKPVAEQFGLNYRHYPITPGNKAEQEEKELAELKEHNIDLIILARYMQILSGTFVDEYQNRIINIHHSFLPAFAGGKPYSQAYERGVKIIGATSHYVTETLDDGPIIAQDVIEITHRDSIENMKLKGKDLERTVLAKAVRLHLENKILVCGQKTVVFD
- a CDS encoding FAD-binding and (Fe-S)-binding domain-containing protein; its protein translation is MNRDSRAAIIKALEKKITGQVYSDNVSREKYSYDASIYRIRPSVVVCPRNAEDVIAVVKIAREYKISITARTAGTNLVGSCLGEGIILDFSRNMNRIIRLEEKEGRFFVDVEPGVIYDRLNLYLKGKGLFLPPEPSSREICMIGGNIAHKASGARSVKYGSMDDYLEAVEFVTADGVLADTSHPVTIPEEIRAKITDLGNRIRKDRKVKEIFEAKKGIKTASGYNLSAFFKYHESGKIVSHLLVGSEGTLGVFTRLKLEVKKIVQGKATSLIYFKKLQEAGDAVSRIKEMGASAIELMNVTSLGLVKERYPGLGIPGGEVHMLLVEFEGEERFKKTDELKKMIEKKGYRLCRKIRSETENEEKQTQLWEARKSLVPILSTYSKELKPVAFVEDIGVEASNLADVIGDLEKIFRKYDLVVGIYGHAGDGNLHLRPLINLDDNESKKLLIKLMDEVYETVFKYRGTITAEHGIGRVRTNYLEKEWGGKVFGYMREVKEIFDSRGILNPGVIFGERRVTDDLKYPLDYVSEEDHSCIDCGYCKEVCPVFRIEGGEEGGRPLLQLIRFKNREDTVQEDRKKINELISLCLGCKKCTVRCPSGVDVCLLLEQEKAKNPGAFSNTRFLVRLMTYNFEKFKRVAKIMAKTKPLYDNPFVRSLMRYIPFIYNDSLKWSRWDKNRYLPDLRRDDLVERAKKLIEPVKNPKMKVALFIGCGSMIVDDGVAEATIRVLQKNRFEVFIPSQGCCGLPMSYYGYEKEALDNARRILESFESRGVEAIVSTCGSCTERLKDYARIFENDGEYREKAAFISGISYDISEFLMKYSRELELGLQDKLNLKVAYHDSCHLVVAGVTRQPREILRKIVKEMVELEEGCCGGAGGYTFLHTEQSRKIFDLKVQSIRDLEPDCIASICPGCVIQFKEGLERHRISAQSLNLVQLLDRYYEQEP
- a CDS encoding lysylphosphatidylglycerol synthase transmembrane domain-containing protein, with protein sequence MKKRLILGLLLGAVFIYLSLRGINFQEVAVSFKAVHYVYIIPVLIILLLVQYLRSYRWGVILSPIEKIDQLSLFSVTCVGFLAIVTIPARIGELARPYLITHKSNVTMTSALGSVFLERAFDILTILIMFFIVAFLTPMPPWLMNSSIVFFVIILVMIALVALLLINKEAFLRIMGPVISKLPEKYFHRAEELIDHFISGFKMVGSLGLILYVAFLSLLIWVAGALAIYVLFSAFDFQLSLLAAFGVMVIIIVGISIPTAPGFVGNFHFFCILGLGLFGISKADAVTYAVLYHFLAIGMAVGLGLIFLPFNTLVLSDLKRDGNGAAIIRQKGRSK
- a CDS encoding pyridoxal phosphate-dependent aminotransferase — encoded protein: MITRRASEIPPFIVMDVLERAHELEREGKDIIHMEIGEPDFDTPQCINEACFRAIRDGKTHYTHSLGLIELREAICEHYFTKYGVTISPDQVIITSGTSPAMFLLLSALLEKGDEVIISNPHYACYPNFISFLDGIPVNVNVYEEEGFQYTTEAIREKITGKTRGILINSPSNPTGNTLGAGRMKEIVSLGIPVISDEIYHGLVYDEEEHSILEFTDNAFVFNGFSKAYAMTGWRLGYLIAPREYIRPMQKIQQNLFICANSFVQWGGVAALKEAGDDVVRMRDIFNERRRFIIERLNEIGIGITVEPTGAFYILGNIKKYSMDSYKTAFDILEKAHVGITPGVDFGDNCEGYIRFSYANSMENIAEGLSRVEKYFKNYRKNLLNC
- a CDS encoding nucleoside transporter C-terminal domain-containing protein, coding for MIFQGIAGLVIFSLIAWAISENRRQVRLKPVIIGIGIQVALGAILLNLSIFRAVFLFLNRLVLSLGEATTAGTSFVFGYLGGGRLPFVETYPGSSFILAFRGLPLVLVISALSALLFYWKILPIVVKAFSWALQKTMGIGGAEGVGVSANVFVGMVESPLLIRPYLKDMTRSEIFTIMTCGMATIAGTVMVLYATILSKSIPDVMGHILTASIISVPAAITISKIMVPETGTPTPGELTSPEEAMSSMDAITRGTVQGVQLLINIIAMLIVLVALVYLVNLVLGLLPNIGGEPITLQKILGYIMAPVVWLMGVPWKETLTAGSLMGTKTILNELIAYIDMSNLPQGALSPKSLLIMTYAMCGFANPGSLGIMIGGMGTMVPERRDEIISLGFRSIVAGTLATCMTGAIVGIIL
- a CDS encoding penicillin-binding protein activator, whose amino-acid sequence is MILTRWLKTLVVCCFVLILLLAGCAGIPLVEEEKMLMPPEIPKEFLFTFNNAEKAFNGGMLDEALSLYGEILKQHPPEDLAAWTYFKTGETYIIKGEFEEAVKFFDAIAEKFPRNPLYNEARYQLAFCYSNLGRYDVSLKIAENLLKEKVSPYQKARILTLVGDNFVGLGKPYDAFAYYMNALKKNPSPILTDDIKKKVIDVIDKRSSIDELESTYQSQWYGYPRGYILFALAEAHYQNKDFKNAKKHINKFLFYHGESHPRFEKATKLHQRLTEIETVDHHAIGCILPLTGRYARYGNKALEAIILATGIFDPEKKSPIKLIIEDSKSDPVTAKEAVSKLVKQDNVIGILGPLGSATALEAAREAQKLNVPILTLTQSEGITKLGDYIFRNFLTSLMQVSTLVKYSIQNLGITSFAILYPTDNYGIEMMNLFWNEVLRWGGEIRGVESYDSNQTDFGREIKALTGLNFIEKKKEAEEKPEPIIDFDALFIPDSHSRARMIVPQLAFYDVTGIQILGTNSWNSPQLLEGESKYLDGAIFVDGFFHDSFYPDVRNFIDNFYVTYGREPDDLEALIYDAAGIMVNTLNKAEIRDDLRINLLNLKDYPGITGKTSFSETGEVEKSLFVLTVKGKKFVQIN
- a CDS encoding transglutaminase-like domain-containing protein produces the protein MKKSICIIFLLVFSIVACPPAINAAQGEKLFKEAQRLERKADYFSADKAYRRAKPLLVEEGNSKLADQCRYAFTRMRQITTTYPYKVDEVKKMIKEKYPKTTDDRINEVIAGGRLPHMTIEGKTYYFQYFINTLFHIYPEFRSRKEAGALGHQSKLMDLIGPFIHEQDTLKPGQTLTRPFSYSAAGEAVIPRDKLAEKGLLKVWMPLPLVNAAQQNLRIVSIYPEKYIKYPVKNDGDIGLVYFEIPLEEIKGDLKIGAKFNFIHYEEKFKVDPSNVGKYDKDSELYKRYTASYKNISITPAIAKTARKIAGDETNPYLIAKKFYDHIVYDLDYSFTPHEALDALNIPESVYVHQHGYGDCGAQSMYFAALCRSIGIPARASGGMQLFPNPKTGCGDHFWAQIYLPNYGWIPVDTSVGQLAKYDPSMTDTEEHDFIEYFFGNMDPYRYLIQVDVDIPLIPRPDEPLAFSMVLQEPTAICAEMDENPGFLLSENWKIIVKREGD